In a genomic window of Nyctibius grandis isolate bNycGra1 chromosome 4, bNycGra1.pri, whole genome shotgun sequence:
- the SEC23A gene encoding protein transport protein Sec23A, with translation MTTFLEFIQQNEDRDGVRFSWNVWPSSRLEATRMVVPVAALFTPLKERPDLPPIQYEPVLCSRTTCRAVLNPLCQVDYRAKLWACNFCYQRNQFPPTYAGISEMNQPAELLPQFSSIEYVVQRGPQMPLIFLYVVDTCMEDEDLQALKESMQMSLSLLPPTALVGLITFGRMVQVHELGCEGISKSYVFRGTKDLSAKQLQEMLGLTKVAVSQVGRGPQVQQPPPSNRFLQPVQKIDMNLTDLLGELQRDPWPVPQGKRPLRSSGVALSIAVGLLECTFPNTGARIMMFIGGPATQGPGMVVGDELKLPIRSWHDIEKDNAKYVKKGTKHFEALANRAATNGHVIDIYACALDQTGLLEMKCCPNYTGGYMVMGDSFNTSLFKQTFQRVFTKDMQGQFKMGFGGTLEIKTSREVKISGAIGPCVSLNSKGPCVSENEIGTGGTCQWKICGLNPTTTLALYFEVVNQHNAPIPQGGRGAIQFVTQYQHSSGQRRIRVTTVARNWADAQTQIQNIAASFDQEAAAILMARLAVYRAETEEGPDVLRWLDRQLIRLCQKFGEYHKDDPSSFRFSETFSLYPQFMFHLRRSPFLQVFNNSPDESSYYRHHFMRQDLTQSLIMVQPILYAYSFNGPPEPVLLDSSSILPDRILLMDTFFQILIYHGETIAQWRKSGYQDMPEYENFHHLLQAPVDDAQEILHSRFPMPRYIDTEHGGSQARFLLSKVNPSQTHNNMYAWGQESGAPILTDDVSLQVFMDHLKKLAVSSAA, from the exons cCAAGTGGATTATCGAGCAAAACTCTGGGCTTGCAACTTTTGTTATCAGAGAAATCag tttcCTCCTACCTATGCTGGCATATCTGAAATGAATCAGCCAGCTGAACTTTTGCCTCAGTTCTCCAGCATTGAATATGTAGTACAG CGTGGTCCTCAGATGCCTTTGATATTTCTTTATGTTGTGGACACATGCATGGAAGATGAAGACTTGCAAGCTCTGAAGGAGTCCATGCAAATGTCGCTGAGTCTCCTGCCACCAACGGCGTTAGTGGGTCTCATTACCTTTGGCCGAATGGTGCAAGTTCATGAGCTTGGCTGTGAAGGAATTTCCAAAAGTTATGTCTTCAGAGGAACAAAGGACCTATCTGCAAAACAGCTGCAG GAAATGCTAGGGCTTACGAAAGTAGCTGTTTCACAAGTTGGTCGGGGTCCTCAAGTGCAGCAGCCACCACCTTCTAATAG ATTTTTGCAACCAGTGCAGAAAATTGATATGAATCTTACTGATCTTTTGGGTGAACTGCAACGGGATCCTTGGCCTGTTCCACAAGGAAAACGGCCCTTACGGTCTTCTGGAGTGGCTCTTTCTATAGCTGTAGGGCTCCTTGAG TGCACTTTTCCTAATACCGGTGCACGTATAATGATGTTCATTGGAGGACCAGCTACACAAGGACCTGGCATGGTTGTAGGGGATGAATTGAAGTTACCTATAAGATCATGGCATGACATTGAAAAAGACAACGCTAAATATGTTAAAAAGGGTACGAAG CATTTTGAAGCCCTGGCTAATCGGGCTGCAACAAATGGTCACGTTATTGACATATATGCATGTGCATTGGATCAGACTGGTCTTCTGGAGATGAAGTGTTGTCCCAACTACACTGG AGGCTACATGGTAATGGGAGACTCTTTCAATACATCTTTATTCAAACAAACCTTTCAGAGAGTATTCACAAAAGATATGCAAGGACAATTTAAAATGGGATTTGGTGGCACATTAGAAATAAAG ACTTCCAGGGAAGTAAAGATTTCTGGAGCGATTGGACCCTGTGTCTCTCTCAACTCTAAAGGACCTTGTGTCTCAGAAAAT GAGATTGGAACAGGAGGTACTTGTCAGTGGAAGATTTGTGGACTTAATCCTACTACAACACTTGCACTGTACTTTGAGGTGGTCAACCAG CACAATGCTCCCATTCCTCAAGGAGGACGTGGTGCAATCCAATTTGTGACTCAGTACCAGCATTCCAGTGGACAGAGACGTATCAGAGTGACCACAGTTGCCAGAAA ctggGCAGATGCGCAGACACAGATTCAAAACATTGCTGCATCTTTTGATCAGGAAGCTGCTGCGATTCTCATGGCTAGATTGGCAGTGTATAGAGCAGAGACAGAAGAGGGGCCTGATGTGCTTAGGTGGCTGGACAGACAACTTATACGACTG TGTCAGAAATTTGGAGAATATCACAAGGATGATCCAAGctctttcagattttcagaaacCTTTTCGCTTTACCCCCAG tttatGTTTCACTTGAGAAGATCTCCGTTCTTACAAGTTTTTAATAACAGTCCAGATGAGAGCTCATATTATCGTCATCATTTTATGCGTCAAGATCTAACCCAGTCGCTTATCATGGTTCAACCGATTCTTTATGCCTACTCTTTCAATGGGCCTCCAGAG cCTGTTCTTCTGGATAGCAGCAGCATTTTACCAGATCGCATTCTCCTTATGGACACCTTTTTCCAGATCCTTATTTATCACGGCGAG ACCATAGCTCAGTGGCGTAAATCAGGTTACCAAGATATGCCGGAATATGAAAACTTTCATCACTTGCTGCAAGCTCCAGTAGATGATGCCCAAGAAATTCTCCATTCCAGATTTCCAATGCCCAGATACATTGATACAGAGCACGGAGGAAGCCAG gctcGTTTCCTGCTTTCAAAAGTAAATCCCTCTCAGACTCATAACAATATGTATGCATGGGGACAG gaGTCTGGAGCACCGATTCTTACTGATGATGTCAGCTTGCAAGTATTTATGGATCATCTGAAGAAACTTGCTGTCTCTAGTGCTGCTTGA